One Campylobacter sp. RM16192 genomic region harbors:
- the prfB gene encoding peptide chain release factor 2: MDNYEYTELLKSLDTKVNNIALIIKPEEIERRLNEISKLENDPGFWQNIALAGQIGKEKTKITNILNKFKDARNALNDTKDLYDLANSENDLDTLNSLYEDASSLEDKIVNLEISMLLSGEDDNKNAIVTIHPGAGGTESNDWASILYRMYLRFCEREGFKVETLDFQEGDEAGLKDVSFIVKGENAYGYLKAENGIHRLVRTSPFDSAGRRHTSFSSVMVSPEIDDDIEIEIEEKDLKIDTYRASGAGGQHVNKTESAIRITHAPTGIVVQCQNDRSQHKNRATAMKMLKSRLYELELMKQQEANANTPKSEIGWGHQIRSYVLFPYQQVKDNRSNLAYSQTDAILDGDIKKLIEGVLISQKSII, from the coding sequence TTGGATAACTACGAGTACACCGAACTTTTAAAGAGCCTTGATACAAAGGTAAACAATATTGCACTTATAATAAAACCTGAAGAGATAGAAAGAAGATTAAACGAAATAAGCAAACTCGAAAACGATCCTGGCTTCTGGCAAAACATAGCGTTAGCCGGACAAATCGGAAAAGAAAAAACAAAAATAACAAATATTTTAAATAAATTTAAAGATGCTAGAAACGCATTAAATGACACAAAGGATCTTTACGATCTTGCAAATTCAGAAAACGACCTTGATACATTAAATTCACTATATGAAGATGCAAGTAGTCTCGAAGACAAGATAGTAAATTTAGAAATTTCAATGCTACTTAGCGGCGAAGATGATAATAAAAACGCTATCGTTACCATCCATCCTGGAGCAGGAGGCACAGAGAGTAACGACTGGGCAAGTATACTTTATAGGATGTATCTAAGATTTTGCGAGAGAGAAGGGTTTAAGGTAGAGACTCTTGATTTTCAAGAGGGTGATGAAGCGGGACTAAAAGATGTAAGCTTCATAGTAAAAGGCGAAAACGCATACGGATATCTAAAGGCAGAAAACGGCATACACCGTCTAGTTCGTACAAGTCCATTTGATAGCGCAGGTCGTAGGCATACAAGCTTTTCAAGCGTAATGGTAAGCCCCGAAATAGATGATGATATAGAGATAGAAATAGAGGAAAAAGATCTAAAGATAGATACTTATCGCGCTAGTGGTGCAGGCGGTCAGCACGTAAACAAAACCGAAAGCGCAATAAGAATCACTCACGCCCCTACTGGTATAGTAGTACAATGCCAAAACGACAGAAGTCAGCACAAAAACAGGGCAACGGCGATGAAGATGCTTAAGTCTCGCCTCTACGAATTAGAGCTTATGAAACAGCAAGAGGCAAATGCGAACACTCCAAAAAGCGAGATAGGCTGGGGTCATCAAATCAGATCTTATGTGCTTTTTCCATACCAACAAGTCAAAGATAACCGCTCAAATTTAGCTTATTCGCAAACAGATGCGATACTAGACGGTGATATAAAAAAGTTAATTGAAGGCGTTTTAATAAGTCAAAAAAGTATAATATAA